The Acidicapsa ligni DNA window AAGCACTGCATTTGAGATGATGGAAGATCGGGGGATGAAGTAGTCTTCTTCGGTATCCACCGTAAGATCAAAGCTGGATATGACGAGCGAGTTGAGTTTCTCAACCAAGTCATAGACTTCTTTATAACTTCCGATCTCTTCTTTGAGGAAGGCCAGTGCCATGTCGAACGAGACGGGTGTACGGCATTCATGCACATAACAGCAAAAAGCTAAGAAGTCGTGTTCCAACTCCGACTTCTTCTCCAACTCACGGAGTACTCCGCCAAACCTCTGCATTATCTTCGGCGCTATCATGTTCGTCTCTACCACCTCAAAAAGCGAAGGTGGAGTTCCGTAAGCTGTCTGCGGCACAACTAATCGGTGCTTGCGTAGTTCCTTCGGTATGGCGTTGTAGAGCCCCTGCAAGTCCTCGCCTGTGAGTTCCGTGCAATCATGGATTGTCAAGTCGGTGTCTGAAACCAAATGGGAGACTATGTCGAAGCTGTATGTGCGTTCGAATCCAACCACTTGAACATTTGATTGGGATCCCAAAAAATTGAAAACCTCAACGCTTTCTGCGAAGTCATCGAGGAAGATCAGTGCCCGATTCCCTGCTAGTGCATGAACCATCAGTTCGGCATTTTCGATGGTAATAGATGAACAGACAAGCTTAATCCCATCGAAGGGAATAGCTACAGCGACCTGCATCATCAGGGTGGTCTTGCCGGAGGCGAACATTCCCAACACGATGACGTCGCTCTTGCCAAGGATTGCTTCGACTACGCCGCGGAAATGAGTCGTCTTGAATATGCGTCTGGAGAAAATATCATCCCATGTTGGCGGCGCCCCAGAGTAAAAGTCTCGGATAGGCCTAACCGGCACAGAATTTGGATCCGGGATCAAGTGATCTTTTAGTGCAGAATGTCTTGTTATTGGCGCGGTGGTAGCTTCCTTCTTTTGCTCTGGGGCGTTGTCGCCCAACCAGTTCAGTAGGCTAAGGGTGTCTCCAATAATGAGGTTGAAGCCAAGGGCCGAAAAGTAAGCTTCAGTCGCGTCATCATGCTCCCTAACCAGTAGCCACTTGTCCTGGTGTTCGCGACCCGCGATCGTAACGGGGTTGAGCGCTTCAAGTACTCCGGCGTCCTCAAGCCCATAACCGCAAAAGATCGTTGGCGATTTTTGAAGTCGCTGCGTAAGGAAGTGCCATCGATCCCGGTCACTGGAAAATGCCGATGCGATCTTAACTGGATTAAATGTGAAGCCTTCTGGATGTATGACGCTTCCGTGCAACGGGATATAGTCGACTGCAGTCTTATTAGCAAATGCCGGGCCAGTCTTCACAACGTCGTTCAAATAACATTCATCGCTGTCTTTGAATACGAGTGGTATCAAATTATCTATATTTGTTGTGAATATCGCCGCGAGCTTCAGGTCGGTAATAATGCTATAGGCGGGGTCGAAACTCACAACGCTGAATACCTCGCGAAGATACCGCTCCAGTAAATCCGTTCGCGTCGCCTCTATTATCGTGCAGACCTTGGCAAGCGGAAGGGCCTTCAAGTCGGAACGATGAAATGCCTCAACGAGATCGTCTCGCAAGGCGTTGCCAGTTGGCAGAAATTTGTCCGACGCGTTCTTTGCGAGAACGGAGAAGCCTGCACCCAAAAAGAGATTTATCGGGCTTCGGAGCGATTCTTTCAATGTGTTGGCATTCTGGATAACCAATTCTGACAAGAAAATCCCTCCGCTGTTGGCTATTGAATCGCGTTTATATCTTAGCAGCGCATAGACATAATTGGGCAAACCAGTGAAGTCATGAGCCGATCACACGCGGATAGGCATTGATAGAGGGGCTTAATGTCAGTGAAAC harbors:
- a CDS encoding SIR2 family protein → MSELVIQNANTLKESLRSPINLFLGAGFSVLAKNASDKFLPTGNALRDDLVEAFHRSDLKALPLAKVCTIIEATRTDLLERYLREVFSVVSFDPAYSIITDLKLAAIFTTNIDNLIPLVFKDSDECYLNDVVKTGPAFANKTAVDYIPLHGSVIHPEGFTFNPVKIASAFSSDRDRWHFLTQRLQKSPTIFCGYGLEDAGVLEALNPVTIAGREHQDKWLLVREHDDATEAYFSALGFNLIIGDTLSLLNWLGDNAPEQKKEATTAPITRHSALKDHLIPDPNSVPVRPIRDFYSGAPPTWDDIFSRRIFKTTHFRGVVEAILGKSDVIVLGMFASGKTTLMMQVAVAIPFDGIKLVCSSITIENAELMVHALAGNRALIFLDDFAESVEVFNFLGSQSNVQVVGFERTYSFDIVSHLVSDTDLTIHDCTELTGEDLQGLYNAIPKELRKHRLVVPQTAYGTPPSLFEVVETNMIAPKIMQRFGGVLRELEKKSELEHDFLAFCCYVHECRTPVSFDMALAFLKEEIGSYKEVYDLVEKLNSLVISSFDLTVDTEEDYFIPRSSIISNAVLHNISAASFRRVLEKFQDRVSRLRIVRFDIFRRRGFDESFATKAFPKWEDGLHYYEMLVSKDPSPFLYQQAALYLARKHQYREAFRWIDQAIEMSGSKIPSIRNSHAVILFHANIGAVDTGSEIVSDTLKRSMDILADCYRYDKRKNYHAIRFGEQALEYWQAYGDATAKGYLSTSQKWLVEEKRKSPWNRRIGQLLKEVSETFEKAS